From Cyclopterus lumpus isolate fCycLum1 chromosome 4, fCycLum1.pri, whole genome shotgun sequence, a single genomic window includes:
- the acbd6 gene encoding acyl-CoA-binding domain-containing protein 6 isoform X1, whose product MASGSPSSSPDTATGSGTDPARPDTGEPLGGAGSDSDSDLGLGTFDCSAMEMGGRLEGEELEREFQSAADRIRDLVQTASRDQLLYLYARYKQAKVGKCNTPKPGFFDFEGQRKWQAWKQLGDMEADQAMQDYISCVNVLDPEGCTKERRGAERRTGFGAAVSSLYQEEMIREEDKNIFDYCRENNIDHISKAIVSQKVDVNTKDEEGRALLHWACDRGHKELVSVLLQHKADINSQDNEGQTALHYASACEFADIVELLLNAGADPSIKDMEGSLPEEVTESSAISSLLHQYTAPKD is encoded by the exons atggcTTCTGGGTCGCCGTCATCCTCTCCGGACACTGCGACGGGCTCAGGTACAGATCCAGCCCGGCCCGACACGGGGGAGCCTCTCGGTGGAGCAGGCTCGGACTCTGACTCGGATCTGGGTTTGGGTACATTTGACTGCAGCGCCATGGAAATGGGTGGCCGATTAGAGGGAGAAGAGCTGGAGCGAGAGTTTCAGTCCGCAGCCGACCGGATACGAGATCTGGTTCAGACGGCCAGCAGGGACCAGCTGCTGTACCTGTATGCACGATACAAACAG GCCAAAGTTGGAAAGTGCAATACCCCGAAGCCTGGCTTCTTTGACTTTGAAGGACAGAGGAAATG GCAAGCTTGGAAGCAGCTTGGAGACATGGAAGCGGATCAGGCAATGCAGGATTACATTTCCTGCGTCAATGTGTTAGACCCTGAAGGCTGTACAaag GAAAGACGAGGCGCAGAAAGAAGAACGGGCTTTGGAGCAGCAGTCAGCTCTCTATACCAGGAGGAGATGATCAG GGAAGAGGATAAGAACATCTTTGACTACTGCAGAGAAAATAACATCGACCACATCAGCAAGGCCATCGTCTCCCAGAAGGTGGACGTCAATACTAAAGACGAAGAG GGCCGAGCGCTCCTGCACTGGGCCtgtgacagaggacacaaggagctGGTTTCGGTATTATTGCAGCACAAAGCCGACATCAACAGTCAG gATAATGAAGGACAGACAGCGCTACATTATG caTCGGCGTGCGAGTTCGCCGACATCGTGGAGCTCCTGCTGAACGCTGGAGCCGACCCGTCCATCAAAGACATGGAAGGCTCTCTCCCCGAGGAGGTCACCGAATCCAGtgccatctcctctctcctgcatcAGTACACGGCTCCCAAAGACTAG
- the acbd6 gene encoding acyl-CoA-binding domain-containing protein 6 isoform X2 — MASGSPSSSPDTATGSGTDPARPDTGEPLGGAGSDSDSDLGLGTFDCSAMEMGGRLEGEELEREFQSAADRIRDLVQTASRDQLLYLYARYKQAKVGKCNTPKPGFFDFEGQRKWQAWKQLGDMEADQAMQDYISCVNVLDPEGCTKERRGAERRTGFGAAVSSLYQEEMIREEDKNIFDYCRENNIDHISKAIVSQKVDVNTKDEEGAAPSVSSIKLYRLHAGYCDLSGSSTVYASTTSLLFFAHILTSNTQTHISSLCLRFITELRL; from the exons atggcTTCTGGGTCGCCGTCATCCTCTCCGGACACTGCGACGGGCTCAGGTACAGATCCAGCCCGGCCCGACACGGGGGAGCCTCTCGGTGGAGCAGGCTCGGACTCTGACTCGGATCTGGGTTTGGGTACATTTGACTGCAGCGCCATGGAAATGGGTGGCCGATTAGAGGGAGAAGAGCTGGAGCGAGAGTTTCAGTCCGCAGCCGACCGGATACGAGATCTGGTTCAGACGGCCAGCAGGGACCAGCTGCTGTACCTGTATGCACGATACAAACAG GCCAAAGTTGGAAAGTGCAATACCCCGAAGCCTGGCTTCTTTGACTTTGAAGGACAGAGGAAATG GCAAGCTTGGAAGCAGCTTGGAGACATGGAAGCGGATCAGGCAATGCAGGATTACATTTCCTGCGTCAATGTGTTAGACCCTGAAGGCTGTACAaag GAAAGACGAGGCGCAGAAAGAAGAACGGGCTTTGGAGCAGCAGTCAGCTCTCTATACCAGGAGGAGATGATCAG GGAAGAGGATAAGAACATCTTTGACTACTGCAGAGAAAATAACATCGACCACATCAGCAAGGCCATCGTCTCCCAGAAGGTGGACGTCAATACTAAAGACGAAGAG ggGGCTGCACCCAGTGTCTCATCAATCAAGCTTTACAGACTGCATGCAGGTTACTGTGATTTGTCCGGGAGCTCGACGGTCTATGCTTCAACCACCTCACTGCTCTTCTTTGCACACATActcacatcaaacacacaaacacacatctcgTCACTCTGTCTGCGGTTCATTACAGAACTAAGGCTCTGA